The proteins below come from a single Drosophila suzukii chromosome X, CBGP_Dsuzu_IsoJpt1.0, whole genome shotgun sequence genomic window:
- the alpha-Man-Ia gene encoding mannosyl-oligosaccharide alpha-1,2-mannosidase IA isoform X2 — protein sequence MCPKTSKTTPLLLIAGICFVIILVGITGITLINNINLSNIIRLNEKVASDSVSNNENQIKELNYVNNHPRNVYLKLNGSSGDSEEEKMQKEQELQEQLELPKISAVIGGRKLKVRDNQLKESSEAISEQPSPAPALPSHPSSGDLTSLPSSGDPSPLPTSGEPTISPPSYAVENVHSPPLPFGGVKYNASSGLIDYEKRNQVVKMMEHAWHNYKLYAWGKNELRPLSQRPHSASIFGAYDLGATIVDGLDTLYIMGLEKEYREGRDWIERKFSLDNISAELSVFETNIRFVGGMLTLYAFTGDPLYKEKAQHIADKLLPAFQTPTGIPYALVNTKTGGAKNYGWASGGSSILSEFGTLHLEFAYLSDITGNPLYRERVQTIRQVLKEIEKPKGLYPNFLNPKTGKWGQLHMSLGALGDSYYEYLLKAWLQSGQTDEEAREMFDEAMLAILDKMVRTSPGGLTYVSDLKFDRLEHKMDHLACFSGGLFALGAATRQNDYTDKYMEVGKGITNTCHESYIRAPTQLGPEAFRFSEAVEARALRSQEKYYILRPETFESYFVLWRLTHDQKYRDWGWEAVLALEKHCRTAHGYCGLRNVYQQEPQKDDVQQSFFLAETLKYLYLLFSDDSVLPLDEWVFNTEAHPLPIKGANAYYRQAPVTLPASNAS from the exons ATGTGTCCGAAAACGTCGAAAACCACGCCGCTCCTGCTGATTGCCGGGATTTGTTTTGTGATCATCCTGGTCGGGATCACCGGAATAACCCTTATCAACAACATTAACCTATCGAATATCATTCGGTTGAACGAGAAGGTGGCCAGCGATAGTGTTAGCAACAACGAGAATCAGATCAAGGAGCTGAACTATGTGAACAATCATCCGCGGAATGTGTATCTAAAGTTGAATGGCAGCAGTGGGGATTCGGAGGAGGAGAAGATGCAGAAGGAGCAGGAGCTGCAGGAGCAGTTGGAATTGCCCAAGATATCCGCTGTTATTGGTGGCAGAAAGCTGAAAGTCCGGGATAATCAATTGAAGGAGTCGTCGGAAGCCATTTCCGAACAGCCATCTCCTGCTCCAGCTTTGCCCTCTCACCCTTCTTCCGGAGATCTGACATCCCTGCCCTCTTCCGGAGATCCTTCACCCCTGCCCACTTCCGGTGAGCCCACCATATCGCCACCATCCTACGCGGTCGAGAACGTGCACTCTCCACCTTTGCCCTTCGGCGGGGTCAAGTACAACGCCTCCAGCGGATTGATTGATTACGAAAAGCGAAACCAAGTCGTCAAG ATGATGGAGCATGCGTGGCACAACTACAAGTTGTATGCGTGGGGCAAGAACGAACTGCGTCCGCTGTCGCAGCGTCCCCATTCGGCCAGTATCTTCGGAGCCTACGATCTGGGGGCCACGATCGTCGACGGACTGGACACCCTGTACATCATGGGACTGGAGAAGGAGTATCGCGAGGGTCGCGACTGGATCGAGCGAAAGTTCTCCCTGGACAATATAAGTGCGGAGCTGAGTGTCTTCGAGACGAACATTCGATTTGTGGGTGGCATGCTGACGCTGTACGCCTTCACGGGGGATCCACTGTACAAGGAGAAGGCCCAGCACATTGCCGACAAGCTGCTGCCCGCCTTTCAAACACCCACGGGGATTCCCTACGCGCTGGTCAACACCAAGACCGGCGGGGCCAAGAACTACGGCTGGGCTTCGGGAGGCAGTTCCATCCTCTCTGAGTTCGGCACCCTGCATTTGGAGTTCGCCTACCTGAGCGACATTACCGGGAACCCACTGTACCGGGAGCGAGTACAGACCATCCGCCAGGTGCTCAAGGAGATCGAGAAACCCAAGGGCCTGTACCCCAACTTCCTCAATCCCAAGACAGGCAAATGGGGACAGC TTCACATGTCCTTGGGCGCCCTGGGCGACAGCTACTACGAGTACTTGCTGAAGGCCTGGCTGCAATCCGGCCAAACGGACGAGGAGGCCCGCGAGATGTTCGACGAGGCGATGCTGGCCATTTTGGACAAGATGGTTCGTACCAGTCCCGGCGGACTAACGTATGTCTCTGATCTCAAGTTTGATCGGCTGGAGCACAAGATGGACCATTTGGCCTGCTTCTCAG GTGGCCTTTTCGCCTTGGGAGCTGCCACGCGCCAAAATGACTATACGGACAAGTACATGGAGGTGGGCAAGGGCATTACTAACACCTGCCACGAGAGCTACATTCGAGCACCCACTCAGCTGGGCCCCGAGGCCTTTCG ATTCAGCGAGGCCGTGGAGGCGCGAGCACTGAGATCGCAGGAGAAGTACTACATCCTGCGGCCGGAGACCTTTGAGAGCTACTTTGTGCTGTGGCGCCTCACGCACGACCAGAAGTACCGCGACTGGGGCTGGGAGGCGGTCCTCGCCCTGGAGAAGCACTGCCGCACAGCGCACGGATACTGCGGCCTGCGCAACGTCTACCAGCAGGAGCCGCAGAAGGACGACGTCCAGCAGAGCTTCTTCCTCGCCGAGACGCTCAAG TACCTGTACTTGCTGTTCTCGGACGACTCGGTGCTGCCGCTGGACGAGTGGGTGTTCAACACGGAGGCCCATCCGCTGCCCATCAAGGGGGCGAATGCGTACTACAGGCAGGCCCCCGTAACGCTGCCGGCCTCGAATGCCTCGTAA
- the LOC108015055 gene encoding uncharacterized protein, whose translation MPFPIHPPKQMPCPHWQHFPISPVDSKPNPFDSAGGAAAAPTQVSMGVNKPPEPLSYSYCLQCKASGKESSNTVDRE comes from the coding sequence ATGCCGTTCCCCATCCATCCGCCCAAGCAGATGCCCTGCCCCCACTGGCAGCACTTCCCCATCAGTCCCGTGGACAGCAAGCCCAATCCCTTTGACTCCGCGGGCGGAGCGGCGGCAGCGCCCACCCAGGTCAGCATGGGGGTCAACAAGCCCCCGGAGCCGCTATCCTACAGCTACTGCTTACAGTGTAAGGCCTCCGGTAAGGAGTCATCGAACACAGTCGACAGGGAGTAA